The following are encoded in a window of Solidesulfovibrio magneticus RS-1 genomic DNA:
- a CDS encoding NAD(P)/FAD-dependent oxidoreductase, with translation MSANDAPTGAILQRDQQTYAIVPRTPVGLISPEVLEALNLVVKKYAVPIVKITSGQRLALVGVKAEDVDAIWKDLGTDVGQALELCVHFVQACPGTSVCKFGVQDSLGLGLEMEKLFVGRDLPGKFKLSVSGCPFCCSESFVRDLGVLGKKSGWTVIFGGHPGARPRIGDVVAEDLTKEQVIELSEKLIGYYAANAKKRERAARFVERLGIEAIKQAVLG, from the coding sequence ATGAGCGCCAACGACGCCCCCACCGGGGCCATTTTACAGCGTGACCAGCAGACCTACGCCATCGTCCCCCGCACGCCGGTGGGGCTTATTTCCCCCGAGGTACTCGAAGCCCTCAACCTCGTCGTCAAGAAATACGCCGTCCCCATCGTCAAGATCACCTCCGGCCAGCGTTTGGCCCTGGTCGGGGTCAAGGCCGAGGACGTGGACGCCATTTGGAAGGACCTGGGCACGGACGTGGGCCAGGCCCTGGAACTGTGCGTGCATTTCGTCCAGGCCTGCCCGGGCACCAGCGTGTGCAAGTTCGGCGTCCAGGACAGCCTGGGGCTGGGACTGGAGATGGAAAAGCTCTTTGTCGGCCGCGACCTGCCGGGCAAGTTCAAGCTGTCGGTGTCGGGCTGTCCGTTTTGCTGCTCGGAGAGCTTTGTGCGCGACCTAGGCGTGCTGGGCAAAAAGTCCGGCTGGACGGTTATTTTCGGCGGCCACCCCGGAGCCCGGCCGCGGATCGGCGACGTGGTGGCCGAGGATCTCACCAAGGAGCAGGTCATCGAGCTGTCCGAGAAGCTTATCGGCTACTACGCCGCCAACGCCAAGAAGCGCGAGCGGGCCGCCCGGTTCGTGGAGCGCCTGGGCATCGAGGCCATAAAGCAGGCTGTGCTCGGCTGA
- the hisF gene encoding imidazole glycerol phosphate synthase subunit HisF translates to MLSKRVIPCLDVRDGKLTKGIKFQGNVDIGDPVETARLYYEAGADELVFYDITASSEGRGIMLDVVDRVAREIFIPFSVGGGISTVEDMRAVLLAGAEKISVNSAAVKNPDIISLGAAAFGSQCVVVGMDVKHVGVSEQIPSGYEIVIHGGRKAMGLDALEWARTVEALGAGEICCNSIDADGAKTGYELTLTRMIAEAVTIPVIASGGAGNPDHMADAVTTGKASAALIASIVHYGEYSIKDCKDHMAKRGVKVRNIW, encoded by the coding sequence ATGCTCTCCAAACGCGTCATTCCCTGCCTCGACGTCCGCGACGGCAAGCTCACCAAGGGCATCAAGTTCCAAGGCAACGTGGACATCGGCGATCCCGTCGAGACCGCCCGCCTCTACTACGAGGCCGGGGCCGACGAACTCGTTTTCTACGACATCACCGCCTCCAGCGAAGGCCGGGGCATCATGCTCGACGTGGTGGACCGGGTGGCCCGGGAAATCTTCATCCCGTTTTCCGTGGGCGGCGGCATCTCCACCGTCGAGGACATGCGGGCGGTGCTGCTGGCCGGCGCGGAAAAAATCTCGGTCAATTCCGCCGCCGTCAAAAACCCCGACATCATCAGCCTGGGCGCGGCCGCCTTTGGCTCCCAGTGTGTGGTGGTCGGCATGGACGTCAAGCATGTCGGCGTGTCCGAACAGATCCCTTCGGGCTATGAAATCGTCATCCACGGCGGCCGCAAGGCCATGGGCCTGGACGCCCTGGAGTGGGCCAGGACCGTCGAAGCCCTGGGAGCCGGCGAAATCTGCTGCAACTCCATCGACGCCGACGGGGCCAAGACCGGCTATGAACTCACGCTCACGCGCATGATCGCCGAAGCCGTCACCATTCCGGTCATCGCCTCGGGTGGGGCCGGCAATCCCGACCACATGGCCGACGCCGTCACCACCGGCAAGGCTTCGGCCGCGCTCATCGCCTCCATCGTCCACTACGGCGAATACAGCATCAAGGACTGCAAGGACCACATGGCCAAGCGAGGCGTCAAGGTCCGCAACATCTGGTGA
- the hisH gene encoding imidazole glycerol phosphate synthase subunit HisH: MLAILDYEAGNQTSVRRALDHLGIPCRITADPAVIADASGLIFPGVGAAGQAMRHLTATGLDALLAEQVAAEKPLLGICLGCQIILDYSPENDTKALGIIPGQCAMFNPALTDEDDQPIRIPHMGWNKVALAKECELFDGIDPASEFYFVHSYYPVPAREYVLGLTRYGLDFCSVHGRRGLWAVQFHPEKSGRPGLALLRNFAAYCQEA; the protein is encoded by the coding sequence ATGCTTGCCATCCTGGACTACGAGGCCGGAAACCAGACCAGCGTGCGGCGCGCCCTGGACCATCTCGGCATTCCCTGCCGCATCACCGCCGATCCAGCCGTCATCGCCGACGCCTCGGGCCTGATCTTCCCGGGCGTGGGCGCGGCCGGCCAGGCCATGCGCCATTTGACCGCCACCGGCCTGGACGCCCTTTTAGCAGAGCAGGTCGCCGCCGAAAAGCCGCTGCTGGGCATCTGTCTCGGTTGCCAGATCATCCTCGACTACAGCCCGGAAAATGACACCAAGGCCCTTGGCATCATTCCCGGCCAGTGCGCCATGTTCAACCCGGCGCTCACCGACGAGGACGACCAGCCCATCCGCATTCCCCACATGGGCTGGAACAAGGTCGCCCTGGCCAAGGAATGCGAACTCTTCGACGGCATCGACCCGGCCTCGGAATTCTACTTCGTCCACAGCTACTATCCCGTGCCCGCCCGGGAATACGTCCTCGGCCTCACCCGTTACGGCCTGGATTTCTGTTCCGTCCACGGACGCCGTGGCCTTTGGGCCGTGCAGTTCCACCCGGAAAAAAGCGGTCGCCCGGGGCTGGCGCTTTTGCGCAACTTCGCCGCCTATTGCCAGGAGGCTTAA
- the rfaD gene encoding ADP-glyceromanno-heptose 6-epimerase yields MIIVTGGAGFLGSGLVWGLNAAGYDDILVVDNLGHGDKWKNLVNRRFADYLHKDAFLEAIAEAKDPFGATSVIHLGACSATTETDAEYLMRNNTAYTKAVARYALEAGARLVVASSAATYGDGSLGFDDDPGGLGALKPLNMYGYSKHLFDLWARREGLLGQLASLKFFNVYGPNEYHKADMRSVVCKAYAQIGKTGRLSLFKSSRADYPDGGQKRDFLYVKDAVAVMLWLLEHPEVGGVYNVGSGAARTWNDLAAAVFSAMGKALAVDYIPMPEAIRGKYQYFTEAKMDRLHAAGCANSFMTLEEGVADYVKGYLSQPDRYL; encoded by the coding sequence ATGATCATCGTCACGGGCGGGGCCGGGTTCCTGGGCAGCGGGCTGGTGTGGGGGCTTAACGCCGCCGGGTACGACGACATTTTGGTGGTGGACAACCTGGGGCACGGCGACAAATGGAAAAATCTCGTCAATCGCCGTTTTGCCGACTACCTGCACAAGGACGCCTTTTTGGAGGCCATCGCCGAGGCCAAGGACCCCTTTGGGGCCACGTCCGTCATCCATCTCGGGGCTTGCTCCGCCACCACCGAGACCGACGCCGAGTATCTCATGCGCAACAACACGGCCTATACCAAGGCCGTGGCCCGCTATGCCCTGGAGGCCGGGGCGCGGCTGGTCGTCGCTTCCTCGGCCGCCACCTACGGCGACGGCAGCCTGGGGTTTGACGACGACCCGGGCGGCCTGGGCGCGCTTAAGCCGCTCAACATGTACGGCTATTCCAAGCATCTCTTCGACTTGTGGGCGCGGCGGGAAGGCTTGTTGGGGCAACTGGCCAGCCTCAAGTTCTTCAACGTCTACGGCCCCAACGAGTATCACAAGGCCGACATGCGATCGGTGGTCTGCAAGGCCTACGCCCAAATCGGCAAGACGGGCCGGCTGTCGCTGTTCAAGTCCAGCCGGGCGGACTATCCCGACGGCGGCCAGAAGCGGGATTTTCTGTACGTCAAGGACGCCGTGGCCGTGATGCTGTGGCTGCTGGAGCATCCCGAGGTGGGCGGGGTCTACAACGTGGGCAGCGGCGCGGCCAGGACCTGGAACGATCTGGCGGCTGCGGTCTTTTCGGCCATGGGAAAGGCCCTGGCCGTGGACTACATCCCCATGCCCGAGGCCATACGCGGCAAGTACCAGTATTTCACCGAGGCCAAAATGGATCGGCTGCACGCCGCCGGCTGCGCCAACTCCTTCATGACTCTGGAAGAGGGCGTGGCCGACTACGTGAAGGGCTACCTGTCCCAGCCCGACCGTTATCTTTAG
- the glpX gene encoding class II fructose-bisphosphatase: MEAPDRNLGLDLVRVTEAAALSSSRWLGRGDKNAGDQAAVDAMRLSFNTLPIDGVIIIGEGEKDEAPMLYNGERVGSGQGHAVDVAVDPVEGTNLLAYGRPNAISVVGIAPRGSMFNPGPSYYMQKLVVPPQAKEAVELDAPIGENLKKIAKALGKDMDDLVVFVLDKPRHKALIQEIRTAGARIQLHTDGDVAGSLMAVDPDNVVDVMCGTGGTPEGVLSACAIRALGGRMLARLDPQSEAEAAALAEAGIDCKQVFTEETLVRSDDTYFAATGISGGAFLEGVAFTGTHAVTHSLVMRGKTGTMRRIETRIRLDKLMEISAVKYD; encoded by the coding sequence ATGGAAGCGCCGGACAGAAACCTGGGCCTTGACCTCGTACGGGTGACCGAAGCGGCGGCCTTGAGTTCCTCGCGCTGGCTCGGACGCGGCGACAAGAACGCCGGCGACCAGGCCGCCGTGGACGCCATGCGCCTGTCGTTTAACACCCTGCCCATCGACGGCGTCATCATCATCGGCGAAGGCGAAAAAGACGAAGCCCCCATGCTGTATAACGGCGAGCGCGTGGGCAGCGGCCAGGGCCATGCCGTGGACGTGGCCGTGGACCCGGTGGAAGGCACCAACCTGCTGGCCTACGGCCGGCCCAACGCCATCTCCGTGGTCGGCATCGCCCCGCGCGGCTCCATGTTCAACCCCGGACCCAGCTACTACATGCAAAAGCTCGTGGTCCCGCCCCAGGCCAAGGAAGCCGTGGAACTCGACGCGCCCATCGGGGAGAATCTCAAGAAAATCGCCAAGGCCCTGGGCAAGGACATGGACGACCTCGTGGTCTTTGTCCTGGACAAACCGCGACACAAGGCGCTCATCCAGGAAATCCGCACCGCCGGCGCCCGCATCCAGCTCCACACCGACGGCGACGTGGCCGGTTCGCTCATGGCCGTGGACCCGGACAACGTGGTGGACGTCATGTGCGGCACCGGCGGCACCCCTGAAGGCGTGCTCTCGGCCTGCGCCATCCGGGCCCTTGGCGGTCGGATGCTGGCCCGGCTTGATCCCCAGTCCGAAGCCGAGGCGGCCGCCCTGGCCGAGGCCGGGATCGACTGCAAGCAGGTCTTCACCGAGGAAACCCTGGTGCGCAGCGACGACACCTATTTCGCCGCCACCGGCATCTCCGGCGGCGCGTTCCTCGAAGGCGTGGCCTTCACTGGCACCCACGCCGTCACCCACTCCCTGGTCATGCGCGGCAAAACCGGCACCATGCGCCGCATCGAAACCCGCATCCGGTTGGATAAGCTGATGGAAATCAGCGCGGTGAAGTACGATTAA
- the tkt gene encoding transketolase, translating into MTTASASDAQAVNVIKGLIMDATRKAASGHPGGAMSSADMAYVLFKDYLRYDPADPTWFDRDRFVLSAGHESMLLYALLHLRGLLTMEDLEHFRQFGSKTPGHPENYETPGVECTTGPLGQGFSMSVGMAVAEAMLRERLGDDVAGHYTYVLSSDGDVQTPVFQGSAALAGLWGLGRLIVLFDKNQVQLSGPVAICDHVDYAKLFTSMGWHVVEIDGHDHAAIRTAIEAAKAETSRPSMIIGLTTIAKGSCTMEGDCASHGAPFSEDEIKATKKNLGLPEDRKFYLPAEVGKHFRARWPELVAARKAWDKTLEAKLAADAGFEDLWRQAKRAPGNRTFNWPTFDPAKAVATRSAWGKALDAITPDFPLLVGGSADLDPSNQTEKFRKTTGVFGPENKLGRTLCFGVREFPMGAIVNGITLHGGLMAFGATFLIFSDYERNALRMAALQRIPALHVFTHDSFYVGEDGPTHEPIEQTSSLRLIPNMLVMRPADAYETCACLEMALTRVNRPTCLLLTRQNLPVLDPAHYPGLQEGTAKGGYVLVEPEGGKPDMILLAAGSEVSLAMAAAKLLPELAIRIVSIPCMEIFNEQPEAYKESVLPSAIPFRFAVEAGRPELWCQYTGRMDRIHGISRFGASAPAEKLAEAYGFTPTALAAAVKAAWERR; encoded by the coding sequence ATGACCACCGCATCCGCCAGCGACGCCCAGGCCGTCAACGTCATCAAAGGCCTCATCATGGACGCCACCCGCAAGGCCGCCTCCGGCCACCCGGGCGGAGCCATGTCTTCCGCGGACATGGCGTACGTGCTGTTCAAGGACTACCTGCGCTACGATCCGGCCGATCCGACCTGGTTCGACCGCGACCGGTTCGTGCTCTCGGCCGGCCACGAGTCCATGCTGCTCTACGCTTTGCTGCATCTGCGCGGGCTTTTGACCATGGAAGACCTTGAGCATTTCCGGCAGTTCGGCAGTAAAACCCCGGGCCATCCCGAGAATTACGAGACCCCGGGCGTCGAGTGCACCACCGGGCCGCTGGGCCAGGGCTTTTCCATGTCCGTGGGCATGGCCGTTGCCGAGGCCATGTTGCGCGAGCGCCTGGGCGACGACGTCGCCGGGCATTACACCTATGTCCTTTCTTCCGACGGCGACGTCCAGACCCCGGTGTTCCAGGGTTCGGCCGCCCTGGCCGGCCTGTGGGGACTGGGACGGCTCATCGTTCTTTTCGACAAGAACCAGGTCCAGCTCTCGGGGCCGGTGGCCATCTGCGACCATGTGGACTATGCTAAGCTCTTTACGAGCATGGGCTGGCATGTCGTCGAGATCGACGGCCACGACCATGCCGCCATCAGGACGGCCATCGAGGCGGCCAAGGCCGAAACCTCCCGGCCGTCCATGATCATCGGCCTGACCACCATCGCCAAGGGTTCCTGCACCATGGAGGGCGACTGCGCTTCCCACGGCGCGCCCTTTAGCGAAGACGAGATCAAGGCCACCAAGAAAAACCTCGGTTTGCCCGAAGACCGGAAATTCTACCTGCCGGCCGAGGTGGGCAAGCATTTCCGCGCCCGCTGGCCCGAGCTGGTCGCCGCCCGCAAGGCCTGGGACAAGACCCTGGAAGCCAAGCTGGCCGCCGACGCCGGCTTCGAGGACCTCTGGCGGCAGGCCAAGCGCGCCCCGGGCAACCGGACCTTCAACTGGCCGACCTTCGACCCGGCCAAGGCCGTGGCCACCCGTTCGGCCTGGGGCAAGGCGCTGGACGCCATCACCCCGGACTTCCCGCTTCTTGTCGGCGGTTCGGCCGACCTCGATCCGTCCAACCAGACCGAGAAGTTCCGCAAGACCACCGGCGTCTTCGGGCCGGAGAACAAACTCGGCCGCACCCTGTGCTTCGGCGTGCGCGAATTCCCTATGGGGGCCATCGTCAACGGCATCACGCTCCACGGCGGGCTCATGGCCTTTGGCGCGACCTTCCTCATCTTCTCCGACTACGAGCGCAACGCCCTGCGCATGGCCGCGCTGCAGCGCATTCCGGCCCTGCACGTGTTCACCCACGATTCCTTCTACGTTGGCGAGGACGGCCCCACCCACGAGCCCATCGAGCAGACCAGCTCCCTACGCCTTATTCCAAACATGCTCGTCATGCGCCCGGCCGACGCCTACGAGACTTGCGCCTGCCTGGAAATGGCGCTGACCCGGGTCAACCGGCCGACCTGTCTGCTCCTCACCCGCCAGAACCTCCCGGTCCTTGATCCGGCCCACTATCCCGGACTCCAGGAAGGGACGGCCAAGGGCGGCTACGTCCTGGTCGAGCCGGAAGGCGGCAAGCCGGACATGATCCTTCTGGCCGCCGGCTCGGAAGTCTCCCTGGCCATGGCCGCGGCCAAGCTCTTGCCGGAGCTGGCCATCCGCATCGTCAGCATCCCCTGCATGGAGATCTTCAACGAGCAGCCCGAGGCCTACAAGGAAAGCGTGCTGCCCTCGGCCATCCCCTTCCGCTTCGCCGTGGAAGCTGGCCGGCCCGAGCTGTGGTGCCAGTACACCGGCCGCATGGACCGCATCCACGGCATCTCGCGCTTTGGTGCCTCCGCCCCGGCCGAAAAGCTGGCCGAGGCCTATGGATTCACGCCCACAGCCCTGGCCGCCGCCGTCAAGGCCGCCTGGGAACGTCGATAA
- the rpiB gene encoding ribose 5-phosphate isomerase B translates to MPKTVFLGSDHAGLELKTVVAAHLAAAGHAVVDLGPSEAKSVDYPDFAKAVCAKVLETTGSCGILICGTGIGMSMAANRIPGIRAALCVNEYLARMTRLHNDANVLCLGERVIGQGLAASIVDAFMDTAFEGGRHQRRVDLIETCRPGCGL, encoded by the coding sequence ATGCCCAAGACCGTTTTCCTCGGCTCCGACCATGCCGGCCTGGAACTCAAAACCGTTGTCGCGGCCCATCTCGCCGCTGCCGGCCATGCCGTGGTCGATCTCGGCCCGTCCGAAGCCAAGAGCGTGGACTACCCCGATTTCGCCAAGGCCGTGTGCGCCAAGGTCCTGGAAACCACGGGATCGTGCGGCATCCTCATCTGCGGCACCGGCATCGGCATGTCCATGGCCGCCAACCGCATCCCCGGCATCCGGGCCGCCCTTTGCGTCAACGAATACCTGGCCCGCATGACCCGCCTGCACAACGACGCCAACGTCTTGTGCCTGGGCGAGCGTGTCATCGGCCAGGGGCTGGCCGCCTCCATCGTCGACGCCTTCATGGACACCGCCTTCGAAGGCGGCCGCCACCAGCGCCGCGTGGACCTGATCGAAACCTGCCGGCCCGGCTGCGGGCTGTAG
- a CDS encoding lipoprotein insertase outer membrane protein LolB, which yields MRRSALPARLLLFAALVVAALGGCAPAKPGAPGPADEAKAVYQTFLDAQAKNEPAKAFSLSGSLSFARAGKSGRLNYRFFGNYAAPVRLDLTTPMGGAYAHLREAGGEFTAFVPSRDTLYTHADTRVGAAKLGMPLPFTLRELAAIVSGRLGELASPRYASAKKVQGGYEYAFTGDPRLSSLTLDFQGKPRHLTGRGVEPWRIDFEDDEATPGYGAPVARRLVLTTPGGATLILRVKTLSPRPAPYPAADLELPVPPNVAVRPLDAAGDGGLLPEL from the coding sequence ATGCGCCGCAGCGCCCTGCCCGCCCGCCTGCTGCTTTTCGCCGCCCTGGTCGTGGCCGCCCTCGGCGGCTGCGCCCCGGCCAAACCCGGCGCGCCAGGCCCCGCCGACGAGGCCAAGGCCGTCTACCAGACTTTCCTGGACGCCCAAGCCAAAAATGAGCCGGCCAAGGCCTTTTCCCTGTCCGGTTCCTTGAGCTTCGCCCGGGCTGGCAAGAGCGGCCGGCTCAACTACCGCTTTTTCGGCAACTACGCCGCGCCGGTGCGCCTGGACCTGACCACGCCCATGGGCGGGGCCTACGCCCATCTGCGCGAGGCCGGCGGCGAATTCACCGCCTTCGTGCCCAGCCGCGACACCCTTTACACCCACGCCGACACCCGGGTCGGCGCGGCCAAGCTCGGGATGCCTCTGCCCTTTACCCTGCGCGAATTGGCCGCCATCGTCTCGGGACGCCTGGGCGAACTGGCCTCGCCCCGTTATGCCTCGGCCAAGAAAGTCCAAGGCGGCTACGAATACGCCTTTACCGGCGACCCGCGCCTGTCCTCGCTCACCCTTGACTTCCAAGGGAAACCGCGACATCTGACCGGCCGGGGCGTGGAACCCTGGCGCATCGATTTCGAGGACGACGAGGCGACCCCGGGCTATGGCGCGCCCGTGGCCAGACGCCTTGTCCTGACCACCCCCGGCGGAGCGACGCTTATCCTTCGCGTCAAGACCCTCTCCCCCCGCCCGGCCCCCTACCCGGCCGCCGACTTGGAACTGCCCGTCCCGCCAAACGTGGCCGTGCGGCCCCTGGACGCCGCCGGCGACGGCGGGCTTTTGCCGGAACTTTAA
- a CDS encoding tetratricopeptide repeat protein has product MPEARNRLFPARLPVLLVLALLPCLLSNSCASSRLARNAYAARGLSPSAEVNYQFLVYQDLLRQGRKEDAAQTLAGLAAAHPSPDLSVELANLYWGQNEREKATETLEQARTAFPGSRQVNFYLANAYQMRRLNDQAIKVLESFLASQPKDYAAVQELASLEIDAGRNKEAGELLGRIPEGERDATVLYLMAKAAAGSGRAKDAMRHYRAAVAADAGLMPAWAELAALLEAEGDFKGAQDAYQRMLSLGEESPEVRAKLVRLAIRQKNPAKALALLKEGPTGKSQYLDAMSALVEAGQPKQARQVYEMLRAADPSSPDLPFYDAVLTYEGEKNPKAALAILAKVPADNPNYDKSLSFRVQIASETGNMAAAAAVVREARERFPDRREFVALEAAVKDKAGDIAGAVKTLEEAVKTWPDDLDILYRYGVGLEKLKRRDEAKAVMERIVAKDGSHPDALNYLGYSLAEEGRDLERALSMIEKALEKEPDNPFFLDSLAWTLYKLKRTDAAFAAIEKAIAQKVKDAIIWEHYGDIAVAAGRPEEARKAYRSALELGSETPAAVKKKLEAL; this is encoded by the coding sequence ATGCCCGAAGCACGAAACCGCCTGTTCCCGGCGCGCCTGCCAGTCCTGCTGGTCCTGGCGCTTTTGCCGTGTCTGTTGTCCAACTCCTGCGCCTCCAGCCGGCTGGCCCGCAACGCCTATGCGGCGCGCGGTCTGTCCCCGTCGGCCGAGGTGAATTACCAGTTCCTGGTCTACCAGGATCTCCTACGCCAGGGCCGCAAGGAGGACGCCGCCCAGACCCTGGCCGGGCTGGCCGCCGCCCACCCCTCGCCCGATCTTTCCGTGGAGCTGGCCAACCTCTACTGGGGACAAAACGAGCGGGAAAAGGCCACCGAAACCCTGGAACAAGCCCGGACCGCCTTTCCCGGCAGCCGGCAGGTCAATTTCTATCTGGCTAACGCCTACCAGATGCGCCGGCTCAACGACCAGGCCATCAAGGTTCTCGAATCCTTCCTGGCCAGCCAGCCCAAGGACTACGCCGCCGTCCAGGAACTGGCCTCGCTGGAGATCGACGCCGGCCGCAACAAGGAGGCCGGAGAACTGCTGGGCCGCATTCCCGAAGGCGAACGCGACGCCACGGTGCTCTATTTGATGGCCAAGGCCGCCGCGGGCTCCGGGCGGGCCAAGGACGCCATGCGCCATTACCGGGCCGCCGTGGCCGCCGACGCCGGCCTCATGCCGGCCTGGGCCGAACTGGCCGCCCTGCTCGAAGCCGAAGGGGATTTCAAAGGCGCCCAGGACGCCTACCAGCGGATGCTGTCCCTTGGCGAGGAATCACCCGAGGTGCGGGCCAAGCTCGTGCGCTTGGCCATCCGCCAGAAAAATCCGGCCAAGGCGCTGGCCCTGCTCAAGGAAGGCCCCACCGGCAAATCGCAATACCTCGACGCCATGTCCGCCCTGGTCGAGGCCGGCCAGCCCAAACAGGCCCGGCAGGTTTACGAAATGCTGCGCGCCGCCGACCCGTCAAGCCCGGACCTGCCCTTCTACGACGCCGTGCTCACCTATGAAGGCGAGAAAAACCCCAAGGCGGCCCTGGCCATTCTGGCCAAGGTGCCGGCGGACAATCCGAATTACGACAAGAGCTTGAGCTTTCGCGTCCAGATTGCGTCCGAAACCGGCAACATGGCTGCCGCCGCCGCCGTGGTGCGCGAGGCCAGGGAGCGCTTCCCGGACCGGCGCGAGTTTGTCGCCCTGGAAGCCGCCGTCAAGGACAAGGCCGGCGACATCGCCGGAGCGGTCAAGACCCTGGAAGAAGCCGTCAAGACCTGGCCTGACGACCTGGATATCCTCTACCGTTACGGCGTGGGCCTGGAAAAACTCAAACGCCGCGACGAGGCCAAGGCCGTCATGGAACGCATCGTGGCCAAGGACGGCAGCCACCCTGATGCCCTCAACTATCTCGGCTATTCCCTGGCCGAGGAAGGCCGCGATCTGGAGCGGGCCCTGTCCATGATCGAAAAGGCCCTGGAAAAAGAGCCGGACAATCCCTTTTTTCTCGATTCCCTGGCCTGGACGTTGTACAAGCTCAAAAGAACCGACGCGGCCTTTGCCGCCATTGAAAAGGCCATTGCCCAGAAGGTCAAGGACGCCATCATCTGGGAGCACTACGGCGACATCGCCGTGGCCGCCGGCCGGCCCGAAGAGGCTCGCAAGGCCTACCGCAGTGCCCTGGAACTCGGCTCCGAGACGCCGGCCGCCGTGAAAAAGAAGCTGGAGGCCCTGTAA
- a CDS encoding sigma-70 family RNA polymerase sigma factor, translated as MEIHDDQEISPDDTDLDPVEPEVLDADADDDAHEPTLDPDLEIDAADTFTLPAPRPRSEGSLSTRDPLQLYLREIGKFPMLKPEEEQELARRVRDANDQKAAFRLISSHLRLVVKIAMDFQRRWMQNVLDLIQEGNVGLMRAVTKFDPDKGIKFSYYAAYWIKAYILKYIMDNWRMVKIGTTQAQRKLFYNLNKERQRLQSLGFDPSAAQLSQALNVTESDIVEMDQRLSGNDLSLDVSLGDDTTSTRLDFLPALTPGIEEILAGDEISHQLDKHIQSIRPKLNEKEIELLDNRILSDSPVTLREIGAKYGITRERVRQIESRLLEKLKDHLSKRIEDFSSDWIHKDE; from the coding sequence ATGGAAATCCACGACGATCAAGAAATTTCCCCTGATGACACGGACCTCGACCCGGTCGAGCCCGAGGTGCTCGACGCCGACGCCGACGACGACGCCCACGAACCAACCCTCGACCCCGACCTTGAAATAGACGCTGCCGACACGTTCACTTTGCCAGCGCCGCGCCCCCGCTCCGAGGGTTCGCTCTCCACCCGTGACCCGCTCCAGCTCTATCTGCGTGAAATCGGGAAGTTTCCCATGCTCAAGCCCGAGGAAGAGCAGGAACTGGCCCGCCGGGTGCGCGACGCGAACGATCAAAAAGCAGCCTTTCGCCTCATTTCCTCCCATCTGCGTCTGGTGGTCAAGATCGCCATGGACTTCCAGCGCCGCTGGATGCAAAACGTGCTTGACCTCATCCAGGAAGGCAACGTCGGCCTCATGCGGGCCGTGACCAAGTTCGACCCGGACAAGGGCATCAAATTCTCCTATTACGCCGCCTATTGGATCAAGGCCTACATCCTCAAGTACATCATGGACAACTGGCGCATGGTCAAGATCGGGACTACTCAGGCCCAGCGCAAACTGTTCTATAATTTGAACAAGGAACGCCAGCGTCTGCAAAGCCTCGGCTTCGACCCCAGCGCCGCCCAGCTCTCCCAGGCCCTAAACGTCACGGAATCCGACATTGTGGAGATGGATCAGCGCTTAAGCGGCAACGATCTGTCCCTGGACGTGTCCCTAGGCGACGACACCACGTCCACGCGTCTGGATTTCCTGCCGGCGCTCACGCCCGGCATCGAGGAGATCCTGGCCGGCGACGAGATCTCGCACCAGCTCGACAAGCACATCCAGTCCATCCGGCCCAAGCTCAACGAGAAAGAGATTGAGCTGCTCGACAACCGCATCCTGTCCGACTCTCCCGTGACCCTGCGGGAAATCGGCGCGAAATACGGCATCACCCGGGAACGGGTGCGCCAGATCGAATCCCGGCTCCTGGAAAAGCTTAAGGATCATCTGTCCAAACGCATCGAGGATTTTTCCTCGGACTGGATTCACAAGGACGAATAG